A region from the Kineothrix sp. IPX-CK genome encodes:
- a CDS encoding phosphoribosylanthranilate isomerase produces MKPKIKICGLTRECDIDYVNEAGPEYIGFVFADSRRQIDETGAAHLKSRVKSGVSAVGVFVNAPTEQIIRLMQNGTIDIVQLHGQEPPTYVEEIKRRIIGPVIKAVRIGEEEYPSALYEEYANSGADYFLFDSGTTGGGYGGTGVAFDWNRIPKTPLPYFLAGGLHAENIGEAVSYAKPYAVDISSGVEKDGVKNRDKILEIIRRIRDV; encoded by the coding sequence GTGAAACCGAAAATAAAGATATGCGGACTTACGAGAGAATGCGATATCGATTATGTGAATGAGGCCGGTCCGGAGTACATCGGCTTCGTATTTGCAGACAGCAGGAGGCAGATAGACGAAACCGGGGCGGCACACCTTAAGTCCAGAGTAAAGAGCGGGGTATCCGCCGTAGGCGTATTTGTGAATGCACCCACAGAGCAGATAATCAGGCTTATGCAGAATGGTACTATCGACATAGTACAGCTCCACGGGCAGGAACCGCCTACCTATGTGGAAGAAATAAAACGGCGGATAATCGGTCCTGTCATCAAGGCGGTACGTATCGGAGAAGAAGAGTATCCATCGGCTCTTTATGAAGAGTATGCAAATTCAGGTGCGGATTACTTTTTATTTGACAGCGGCACGACGGGGGGAGGCTATGGAGGTACCGGGGTTGCCTTTGACTGGAACCGGATTCCGAAGACACCGCTTCCGTATTTTCTCGCGGGAGGATTGCATGCAGAGAATATAGGGGAAGCTGTCTCATATGCAAAGCCCTATGCGGTGGACATAAGCAGCGGCGTGGAGAAGGATGGCGTAAAGAATAGAGATAAAATATTGGAAATTATAAGGAGAATCAGAGATGTCTAA
- a CDS encoding SpoVA/SpoVAEb family sporulation membrane protein: MDYINAFWVGGLICALVQILMEKTKMMPGRIMVLLVCLGAVISVFGIYEPFQEYAGAGASVPLLGFGNVLMKGVKEAVDSAGFIGIFQGGFKAGAVGTSAALIFGYLASLIFNPKMKK; the protein is encoded by the coding sequence ATGGATTATATCAATGCTTTTTGGGTAGGCGGACTCATATGCGCTTTGGTACAGATATTGATGGAAAAGACAAAGATGATGCCGGGCCGCATTATGGTGCTTCTCGTATGCTTGGGAGCGGTCATCAGTGTGTTTGGAATATATGAACCCTTTCAGGAATATGCGGGAGCGGGAGCTTCGGTACCCCTTTTAGGATTCGGTAACGTGCTGATGAAAGGAGTGAAGGAAGCGGTGGACAGTGCCGGCTTCATCGGCATATTCCAGGGAGGATTTAAGGCGGGAGCAGTGGGAACGAGCGCTGCCTTGATATTCGGCTATCTTGCGAGCCTCATATTCAATCCGAAGATGAAGAAATAA
- the trpA gene encoding tryptophan synthase subunit alpha, translated as MNNISIQDAFDHGKAFIGFLTGGDPSIEKSEEFIMKMVEAGCDLIEIGIPFSDPIAEGPVIQEANIRALAAGTTTDKIFELAKNVRKKTNVPLVFLTYLNPVYKYGYEKFCAKCEEAGVNGLIIPDMPYEEKGELLKAAGEYGVDIISLIAPTSEERIKMIAGDAKGFIYIVSSMGVTGMRSEIKTDLSAILSAVREASNTPAAVGFGVSTPEQAGKIADIADGVIVGSAIVKIIAKYGGEAGQPVYDYVKSMKEAIR; from the coding sequence ATGAATAATATTAGCATACAAGACGCTTTTGACCACGGGAAAGCTTTCATAGGTTTTTTGACCGGCGGTGATCCTTCTATCGAGAAAAGTGAAGAATTTATTATGAAAATGGTGGAAGCCGGATGTGATTTGATCGAAATCGGAATCCCGTTTTCCGACCCAATAGCGGAAGGACCTGTAATCCAGGAAGCCAATATCCGGGCGCTGGCCGCAGGGACGACTACCGATAAGATATTTGAACTGGCGAAGAATGTACGGAAAAAAACAAATGTACCCTTGGTGTTTTTGACTTATCTGAATCCTGTATACAAATACGGATATGAAAAGTTCTGTGCAAAATGTGAGGAAGCAGGGGTGAATGGTCTGATTATCCCGGATATGCCCTACGAAGAAAAAGGTGAACTCCTAAAAGCAGCCGGAGAATACGGCGTAGATATCATTTCCCTTATTGCACCGACTTCGGAGGAAAGGATAAAAATGATAGCAGGGGATGCGAAAGGCTTTATTTATATAGTGTCTTCTATGGGAGTTACCGGGATGCGAAGCGAAATAAAGACGGACTTAAGCGCTATTTTATCCGCGGTAAGAGAGGCATCGAATACGCCTGCGGCAGTAGGCTTCGGTGTCAGCACTCCGGAACAGGCGGGAAAAATAGCGGACATTGCGGACGGAGTTATCGTAGGCAGCGCGATAGTGAAGATTATTGCAAAATACGGTGGGGAAGCAGGCCAGCCTGTTTATGACTATGTAAAAAGTATGAAGGAGGCTATTCGGTAA
- a CDS encoding argininosuccinate synthase: MKEKVILAYSGGLDTTAIIPWLKENFDYEVICVCVDCGQGEELDGLEERAKFCGAEKLYIEDVTDEFCDEYIVPCVQAHAVYENKYLLGTSMARPVIAKRLVEIARKEGATAICHGATGKGNDQIRFELGIKALAPDLKIIAAWRNDKWTMDSRESEIEYCKAHGIDLPFSADSSYSRDRNLWHISHEGLELEDPANEPNFEHLLVLGTTPEKAPDEGEYVTMTFEKGIPVSVNGRKMKVSDIIRELNALGGKHGIGIIDIVENRVVGMKSRGVYETPGGTILYEAHQQLEELILDRDTYALKADMGNKLAQIVYEGKWFTPLREAVQAFIESTQQYVTGEVKLKLYKGNISKAGTTSPYSLYNESIASFTTGDLYDHHDAEGFINLFGLSCKVRAMKLQEANKSN; the protein is encoded by the coding sequence ATGAAAGAAAAGGTTATCCTGGCTTACTCCGGCGGACTCGATACTACCGCCATCATTCCTTGGTTAAAGGAAAATTTCGATTATGAAGTTATCTGTGTATGCGTTGACTGCGGTCAGGGCGAGGAATTGGACGGTCTGGAGGAAAGAGCAAAGTTCTGCGGCGCTGAAAAATTATACATCGAAGATGTTACCGACGAATTCTGTGACGAGTACATCGTTCCCTGCGTTCAGGCTCATGCTGTTTATGAGAATAAATATCTCCTCGGCACATCCATGGCAAGGCCGGTCATTGCAAAGAGGCTGGTAGAAATTGCACGCAAGGAAGGCGCTACCGCTATCTGTCACGGCGCTACCGGCAAGGGCAACGATCAGATTCGTTTCGAGCTTGGAATCAAGGCTCTCGCTCCCGACCTGAAAATTATTGCCGCCTGGAGAAACGATAAATGGACTATGGATTCCCGCGAATCCGAAATCGAATACTGCAAAGCACACGGTATCGACCTTCCCTTCTCTGCTGATTCCTCTTACAGCCGTGACCGTAATTTGTGGCATATCAGCCATGAAGGTCTGGAACTGGAAGATCCCGCTAACGAGCCGAACTTCGAGCACCTTCTCGTGCTTGGCACTACTCCGGAAAAGGCTCCCGATGAAGGCGAATACGTAACTATGACCTTCGAAAAAGGTATCCCCGTTTCCGTAAACGGCAGGAAGATGAAGGTGTCGGACATTATCCGTGAACTCAACGCTCTGGGCGGAAAGCACGGTATCGGCATTATTGATATCGTTGAAAACCGCGTAGTAGGCATGAAATCCCGCGGCGTGTATGAGACACCCGGCGGCACCATTCTCTACGAAGCACACCAGCAGCTGGAGGAGCTCATCCTCGACCGCGATACCTATGCGTTGAAAGCGGACATGGGCAATAAACTGGCTCAAATCGTTTACGAAGGAAAATGGTTCACCCCTCTTCGCGAAGCGGTACAGGCTTTTATTGAATCCACGCAGCAGTATGTAACCGGAGAAGTAAAGCTGAAGCTTTACAAAGGCAATATTTCCAAGGCCGGCACAACTTCCCCTTACTCTCTTTACAATGAAAGCATCGCGTCCTTTACTACCGGCGATTTATATGACCATCACGATGCGGAGGGCTTCATTAACTTATTCGGCCTCTCCTGCAAAGTACGCGCGATGAAGTTGCAGGAAGCAAACAAAAGCAACTAG
- the trpB gene encoding tryptophan synthase subunit beta yields the protein MSKGRFGVHGGQYIPETLMNEVIRLEESYEFYKNDPDFNKELDDLLKNYAGRPSLLYYAKQMTQDLGGAKIYLKREDLNHTGSHKINNVLGQVLLAKKMGKMRVIAETGAGQHGVATATAAALLGMECEIFMGKEDTDRQALNVYRMELLGAKVHPVTSGTMTLKDAVNETMREWTNRVHDTHYVLGSVMGPHPFPAIVRDFQSVISKEARAQILEYEGKLPDAVVACVGGGSNAMGMFYNFIGDKEVALIGCEAAGHGLNTQKHAATIAKGTPGVFHGMKSYFCQDEYGQIAPVYSISAGLDYPGIGPEHANLHDSKRAQYVPVTDDEAVDAFEYLARTEGIICAIESAHAVAHVRKIAPEMKKDDIIIVCLSGRGDKDVAAIARYKGVNIHE from the coding sequence ATGTCTAAGGGAAGATTTGGCGTGCACGGCGGACAGTATATACCGGAGACGCTTATGAATGAAGTGATTAGGTTAGAGGAAAGCTACGAGTTTTATAAAAATGATCCTGACTTTAATAAGGAACTGGACGATCTGCTTAAGAATTATGCAGGCCGGCCTTCCCTTTTGTATTATGCCAAACAAATGACGCAGGATTTGGGAGGGGCTAAGATTTATTTAAAGAGAGAGGATTTGAATCATACCGGCTCCCACAAGATCAATAATGTATTAGGTCAGGTGCTTCTTGCCAAAAAGATGGGAAAGATGAGAGTCATCGCGGAAACCGGAGCGGGGCAGCACGGAGTGGCCACAGCTACGGCAGCGGCGCTCTTAGGCATGGAGTGTGAGATTTTCATGGGGAAAGAGGATACGGACAGACAGGCACTTAACGTATACCGCATGGAGCTTCTGGGAGCGAAGGTCCATCCGGTAACAAGCGGCACGATGACGTTAAAGGATGCGGTAAATGAGACGATGCGGGAATGGACTAACAGAGTGCACGACACCCACTACGTATTGGGATCCGTTATGGGCCCCCATCCCTTTCCCGCCATTGTCAGGGATTTCCAGAGCGTGATCAGCAAGGAAGCGAGAGCGCAGATTCTCGAATACGAGGGAAAGCTTCCTGACGCTGTGGTTGCCTGTGTAGGCGGCGGGAGCAACGCCATGGGAATGTTTTATAATTTTATCGGGGATAAGGAGGTGGCCCTGATAGGCTGTGAGGCGGCGGGACATGGGTTGAATACGCAGAAGCACGCGGCCACTATTGCCAAGGGAACCCCCGGCGTATTCCACGGAATGAAGTCTTATTTCTGTCAAGACGAATACGGACAGATTGCGCCGGTTTATTCCATATCTGCAGGCTTGGATTATCCGGGAATAGGGCCGGAGCATGCCAATCTGCACGACAGCAAACGGGCGCAGTACGTTCCGGTTACGGATGACGAGGCGGTAGATGCGTTTGAGTACCTGGCGAGGACGGAGGGCATCATTTGTGCAATTGAGAGCGCCCATGCGGTTGCTCATGTGAGGAAGATAGCGCCCGAAATGAAGAAGGACGATATAATTATTGTTTGTCTTTCCGGCAGAGGTGATAAGGATGTGGCGGCAATCGCCAGATATAAGGGGGTAAATATCCATGAATAA
- a CDS encoding DUF1294 domain-containing protein: MDVITVLLVYFAAVNITGLCLMGLDKYKAKKQAWRIPESTLFIMAIIGGSIGCILGMYAFRHKTRHWYFVYGMPAILLLQIALILAILYSPVQIKIM; the protein is encoded by the coding sequence ATGGACGTCATAACCGTATTACTCGTATATTTTGCAGCCGTGAACATCACAGGCTTATGCCTTATGGGGCTGGACAAATATAAGGCTAAGAAGCAGGCATGGAGAATCCCTGAATCTACCCTTTTTATTATGGCAATTATCGGCGGAAGCATCGGCTGTATACTGGGCATGTATGCTTTCCGCCATAAAACAAGGCACTGGTATTTCGTCTACGGTATGCCTGCGATCCTGCTTTTGCAGATAGCCCTCATTCTGGCGATTCTATATTCTCCGGTTCAAATCAAGATTATGTAA
- a CDS encoding DegV family protein, which yields MSYKIVVDSCCELPEEYKKDARFEIVPLGLEVGDYQVMDDETFNQKEFLEKVAAYSGCPKSSCPSPERYREAYHCEAQDVFVVTLSSKLSGSYNSAVLGKNLYHEKYGDKNIYVCDSESASCGETHIALKAMELEEAGLSFGEIVKELDVFRDAMRTYFVLDNLETLRKNGRLTGVKALVASTLSIKPVMGAIEGAIVQKGQAIGIKKALTKLAETLAKEVVKSEEKVLMITHCNCPDRAELIKSMILDKIRVKDVLIMGTAGISSMYANDGGIIVTI from the coding sequence ATGAGCTATAAAATCGTTGTGGACAGTTGTTGTGAACTGCCGGAAGAATACAAAAAGGATGCGAGATTCGAAATTGTCCCTCTCGGACTAGAGGTAGGAGACTATCAGGTCATGGATGATGAGACTTTCAATCAGAAGGAATTCTTGGAAAAAGTTGCGGCATATTCCGGTTGCCCTAAATCTTCCTGTCCTTCTCCGGAAAGATACCGCGAGGCATATCATTGCGAGGCACAGGATGTTTTCGTAGTTACCCTTTCCTCAAAGCTCAGCGGAAGCTATAACAGTGCAGTGCTGGGCAAGAATTTATATCATGAAAAATACGGAGACAAGAATATTTATGTATGTGACTCCGAGTCTGCAAGCTGCGGAGAGACACATATCGCGCTGAAAGCCATGGAATTAGAGGAAGCAGGCCTTTCCTTCGGGGAGATTGTGAAAGAGCTGGATGTGTTCAGGGATGCAATGCGTACTTATTTTGTTCTCGATAATCTGGAGACACTTAGAAAAAATGGACGCCTTACAGGCGTAAAGGCGCTGGTGGCTTCGACCTTAAGCATAAAGCCCGTTATGGGGGCAATAGAAGGAGCAATTGTTCAAAAGGGCCAGGCGATCGGCATTAAAAAAGCACTTACCAAGCTGGCGGAGACTCTGGCGAAAGAAGTGGTGAAATCCGAAGAAAAGGTACTCATGATCACGCACTGCAACTGTCCTGACAGAGCGGAGCTGATAAAGAGCATGATATTGGATAAGATACGTGTAAAGGATGTTTTGATAATGGGCACTGCAGGTATCAGCAGCATGTATGCCAATGACGGAGGCATCATCGTCACTATTTGA
- the argC gene encoding N-acetyl-gamma-glutamyl-phosphate reductase gives MKTKIFIDGSEGTTGLRIHERFMGRDDIEILPVSQELRKDENERRRLINSSDISILCLPDTAARESVGMIENENVRIIDTSTAHRTQDDWSYGFPELSENHRKAVAKGKRIAVPGCHATGFISLLYPIVAEGILSSEYPVSGFSITGYSGGGKSMIAQYEDEKRVPEFDSPREYALSQQHKHLKEMKKIAGLSREPLFSPIVADYYSGMVVSVPLYTEFLKGCHTPDKLRTFFHDYYAGQKLIHVMPQSAEEEIKGMMAGNGCSGWDGLKLYVTGNEERAVLTAQFDNLGKGASGAAIQCLNIMLGCEEQKGLNL, from the coding sequence ATGAAAACAAAAATTTTTATCGACGGAAGCGAAGGAACTACTGGACTGAGAATACATGAACGTTTTATGGGACGCGATGATATAGAGATACTTCCTGTTTCTCAGGAACTTAGAAAAGATGAAAATGAAAGAAGACGATTGATCAATTCCTCGGATATCTCGATTCTTTGTCTGCCTGATACCGCAGCGAGAGAATCCGTCGGCATGATTGAAAATGAAAACGTGAGGATCATCGATACCTCCACCGCTCACAGAACGCAGGACGACTGGTCCTATGGCTTTCCGGAGCTGTCTGAAAATCATAGGAAAGCGGTGGCGAAAGGAAAACGGATAGCGGTGCCGGGCTGCCATGCGACGGGTTTTATTTCCTTATTATATCCTATCGTTGCGGAAGGGATATTATCCTCCGAGTATCCGGTCAGCGGCTTTTCTATTACAGGCTACAGCGGAGGCGGCAAATCCATGATTGCCCAGTACGAGGATGAGAAGCGGGTACCGGAATTCGATTCGCCGAGGGAATATGCGCTTAGTCAGCAGCACAAGCATTTAAAAGAAATGAAAAAAATCGCCGGACTTTCGAGGGAACCTCTGTTTTCTCCGATCGTTGCGGATTATTACAGCGGAATGGTAGTCTCCGTTCCGCTATATACGGAGTTTTTGAAAGGCTGTCATACGCCGGATAAGCTTCGGACGTTCTTTCATGATTATTATGCGGGGCAGAAATTGATTCATGTGATGCCTCAGTCTGCAGAAGAAGAAATAAAGGGAATGATGGCGGGCAACGGCTGCTCCGGCTGGGACGGCCTGAAGCTTTACGTGACGGGAAACGAGGAGAGGGCGGTGCTTACCGCGCAATTCGATAACCTCGGTAAGGGAGCATCGGGCGCTGCTATTCAATGTCTGAATATTATGCTGGGCTGTGAAGAACAAAAAGGATTGAATTTGTGA
- a CDS encoding LytTR family DNA-binding domain-containing protein, with translation MQTESFALHIAICDDNAGDRKQMERLLQRESDKRAKEASVLYVDSYGSISAIMRSPMIYDAFYIDMVSGEMNGAALALKLREAGVTSPIVLCVSSVDYRELFCTYSEPERRNIFFLDKPIKKEELSASLDQIASLKNQIVPTIELRGETVTRYVEEDDIVYAKAEGIYIHVYLKDGSNISILSTITNFYSQLSAYSHYAAVSRSYMVNVTYLKKITLTKLTLMDGTVIRITPAYSMDLKKALRQSAEEL, from the coding sequence ATGCAAACCGAAAGTTTTGCACTTCATATAGCGATCTGCGACGACAACGCAGGCGACCGCAAGCAAATGGAAAGGTTATTACAACGAGAATCCGATAAACGGGCAAAGGAAGCAAGTGTCCTCTACGTGGATTCCTACGGCAGCATTTCCGCAATTATGCGTTCTCCGATGATTTACGACGCTTTTTATATCGATATGGTTTCCGGAGAAATGAACGGTGCGGCTCTGGCACTTAAGCTTCGCGAGGCGGGTGTAACCTCACCTATCGTGTTGTGTGTCTCTTCCGTCGATTATCGGGAACTATTTTGCACTTACTCCGAACCGGAAAGGCGCAATATCTTTTTTCTGGACAAACCGATTAAAAAAGAGGAATTATCTGCTTCTCTCGATCAAATAGCTTCACTGAAAAATCAAATCGTGCCTACCATAGAGCTGCGGGGTGAAACGGTCACCCGCTACGTAGAGGAGGACGATATCGTCTACGCAAAGGCGGAGGGTATCTATATCCACGTCTATCTCAAAGACGGAAGTAACATAAGCATTCTCAGCACCATTACGAATTTCTATTCCCAGCTGTCCGCTTATTCTCACTATGCCGCTGTTTCCCGTTCATATATGGTGAATGTGACCTATTTAAAAAAGATAACCTTAACCAAGCTCACGCTTATGGATGGAACGGTAATCCGCATTACCCCCGCCTATTCCATGGACTTAAAAAAGGCTCTCCGGCAATCCGCCGAAGAGCTGTAA
- the argJ gene encoding bifunctional glutamate N-acetyltransferase/amino-acid acetyltransferase ArgJ, with protein MDIISGGVTAAKGFEAAGAEANVKYKNRKDMALIYSQIPCKAAGVFTSNVVKAAPVLWDKNVVATSPYVQAVVVNSGIANACTGVKGYEYCKQTAQSTATELGIPENSVLIASTGVIGMQLPIDKITGGVSKLARAKERSEYAGTMAAEAIMTTDTVSKQVAVTIEIDGVTVTIGGMCKGSGMIHPNMCTMLGFVTTDIAISKELLQEALSEDIQDTFNMVSIDGDTSTNDTLIVLANGMAGNPEIVSKDENYYKFTEALHYVDETLAKKMAGDGEGATALFETKVIHAASKEDAKILSKAVICSSLTKAAIFGHDANWGRILCALGYSGVNFDPENIELFFEGENGRIQIYKDGAATDYSEEEASAILSEPEVRVLVDMKMGGAQATAWGCDLTYDYIKINADYRS; from the coding sequence ATGGATATTATTTCGGGTGGAGTAACTGCCGCAAAGGGATTTGAAGCGGCAGGCGCGGAAGCGAATGTAAAATATAAAAACAGAAAGGATATGGCTCTCATATACAGCCAAATTCCTTGTAAGGCGGCAGGGGTTTTTACGAGCAATGTGGTAAAGGCAGCGCCTGTTCTGTGGGACAAAAATGTGGTGGCCACCTCGCCCTATGTGCAGGCAGTAGTTGTAAATTCAGGGATCGCCAATGCCTGTACCGGGGTAAAGGGCTACGAATACTGTAAGCAGACGGCACAAAGTACGGCAACGGAGCTGGGGATACCTGAGAATTCCGTACTGATAGCTTCCACCGGAGTCATTGGCATGCAGCTTCCTATAGATAAGATAACGGGCGGAGTGAGCAAGCTGGCACGGGCAAAAGAACGCAGTGAGTACGCGGGAACGATGGCTGCGGAAGCAATTATGACCACGGATACCGTTTCCAAGCAGGTGGCGGTGACTATTGAAATCGACGGCGTGACTGTTACAATAGGAGGAATGTGCAAGGGTTCCGGTATGATACATCCCAATATGTGCACGATGCTCGGCTTTGTAACCACTGACATTGCAATTTCCAAGGAGCTTTTGCAGGAGGCGTTAAGCGAAGATATTCAGGATACTTTCAACATGGTTTCTATTGATGGAGATACATCTACCAATGATACTCTGATTGTGCTCGCTAACGGCATGGCAGGCAATCCGGAGATTGTGAGCAAGGACGAGAATTATTATAAATTTACGGAAGCACTCCATTATGTAGACGAAACCCTGGCGAAGAAGATGGCAGGAGACGGGGAAGGCGCAACCGCTTTATTCGAGACAAAGGTCATTCACGCAGCATCGAAAGAGGACGCGAAGATACTCAGCAAAGCGGTAATCTGCTCCAGCCTGACCAAAGCGGCTATTTTCGGACATGACGCTAATTGGGGGAGGATACTTTGTGCGCTGGGCTATTCAGGGGTGAACTTCGATCCGGAAAATATTGAACTCTTCTTCGAGGGCGAAAACGGAAGGATACAGATATACAAGGATGGAGCAGCGACTGACTACAGCGAAGAAGAAGCCTCGGCAATCCTTTCGGAGCCGGAGGTCAGAGTGCTGGTAGACATGAAAATGGGCGGCGCGCAGGCGACGGCATGGGGCTGTGATTTGACTTATGATTATATAAAGATAAATGCAGACTATCGGTCTTAA
- a CDS encoding prolyl-tRNA synthetase associated domain-containing protein, whose product MSDKTEIVSDMKIYMEKPSPEGRLPREMAVYELLERLDIPYERLDHEAVATIEACQGVDKLLDIRLCKNLFLCNAQRTKFYLLLMPGEKKFSTKEVCRQIQSARLSFAPAEYMERFLNISPGAVSVMGLMNDKEKQVQLLIDREVLESEYLGCHPCVNTASLKLKMADVISRFLPDTGHDYVVVELTDDQG is encoded by the coding sequence ATGAGCGATAAGACCGAAATTGTCTCTGATATGAAGATATACATGGAAAAGCCTTCCCCGGAAGGACGGCTGCCCAGAGAGATGGCAGTTTACGAGCTTTTGGAGAGACTGGATATTCCATATGAAAGGCTGGACCACGAAGCAGTGGCGACTATAGAAGCGTGTCAGGGAGTAGATAAGCTTTTGGATATAAGATTATGTAAAAATCTATTTTTGTGCAATGCCCAGCGAACGAAATTCTATCTCCTGTTAATGCCCGGAGAAAAGAAATTCAGCACGAAGGAAGTATGCAGGCAGATACAGAGTGCCAGACTATCCTTCGCTCCGGCGGAGTACATGGAAAGGTTTCTGAATATATCCCCTGGAGCGGTAAGCGTTATGGGGCTCATGAACGATAAGGAAAAACAGGTGCAGCTGCTCATAGACAGAGAGGTTTTGGAATCGGAATATTTAGGCTGTCATCCGTGTGTGAATACCGCCAGCCTGAAGCTTAAGATGGCAGATGTCATATCCCGATTCCTCCCCGATACAGGACACGATTATGTGGTGGTCGAGCTGACAGACGACCAAGGTTAG
- a CDS encoding DUF5721 family protein — MKAYRINDLKNFMNKLLLSESFDYFLLEEGTIVTYNTFRIDGRIQKDFYTKEEQEDFSLCPYDFSLWKDMRPICFQLIKGKRTPLSFKFVLHLLPGHMKKIMSDTVIEGGEQQLKAFTLTIKYDGNTAALMTGISTNTFVMDKTPELLWDQAFQKFMEKNQLLWEEI, encoded by the coding sequence ATGAAAGCCTATCGAATAAACGATCTGAAAAATTTTATGAATAAGCTCTTGCTCTCGGAAAGCTTCGATTATTTTCTTTTAGAAGAGGGCACCATTGTTACCTATAACACGTTCCGCATCGATGGACGTATCCAGAAGGATTTCTATACAAAAGAAGAGCAGGAGGATTTCTCCCTCTGCCCTTACGATTTCTCTCTATGGAAGGATATGCGCCCCATATGCTTCCAACTCATAAAGGGAAAGCGCACTCCCTTAAGCTTTAAATTCGTGCTCCATCTTTTGCCCGGACATATGAAGAAAATAATGTCGGACACGGTTATCGAAGGTGGAGAGCAGCAGCTTAAGGCATTTACCCTTACAATAAAGTACGACGGAAACACGGCAGCTTTGATGACGGGGATCTCCACGAATACCTTCGTTATGGATAAAACGCCGGAGCTGCTTTGGGATCAGGCTTTTCAAAAGTTCATGGAAAAAAACCAGCTTCTATGGGAAGAAATTTAA
- a CDS encoding GNAT family N-acetyltransferase, with protein MVRTMTIEDYEEVHALWMSIRGFSIRSIDDSMESVERFLKRNPETSVVAVEDGRIVGAILCGHDGRRGCMYHVCVHEAYRRRSIGETMVAAAVKALKAEHINKVSLIAFTQNSMGNAFWSRIGWTKREDLNYYDFVLNEENIEAIN; from the coding sequence ATGGTCCGGACAATGACAATAGAGGATTACGAGGAGGTGCACGCACTTTGGATGAGTATCAGGGGCTTTTCCATACGCAGCATCGACGATTCCATGGAAAGCGTGGAACGTTTCCTTAAGAGAAATCCTGAAACCAGTGTTGTAGCGGTAGAGGACGGAAGAATCGTAGGTGCCATCCTTTGCGGTCACGATGGGAGAAGAGGCTGCATGTACCATGTATGCGTACACGAAGCTTATCGCAGAAGAAGCATCGGGGAAACCATGGTGGCGGCAGCGGTAAAAGCGCTTAAGGCGGAGCACATTAACAAGGTATCGCTGATCGCCTTTACCCAAAACAGCATGGGGAACGCCTTTTGGAGCCGCATTGGCTGGACGAAGCGCGAGGATTTGAACTATTATGATTTTGTTTTAAATGAAGAAAATATAGAAGCCATTAACTGA